A window of the Zeugodacus cucurbitae isolate PBARC_wt_2022May chromosome 2, idZeuCucr1.2, whole genome shotgun sequence genome harbors these coding sequences:
- the LOC105214131 gene encoding luciferin 4-monooxygenase, which yields MFEIDTSVGATYDHKSKVWFGPKFHDLYDRNASVGRILFEQMRRCPHSICQISDTECTSLTYEEALLQAIRVAECFRKKHLTQRDVVGMVARNTTHMMAVVLACFFNGIALHAVNPNLDEKSVKSLLEITKPKYVFFDGQDYAKVERATHELDTNLCTLSNHLPNVLSVNDLLQPTGSEHKFTPAILEDGPNQTLAILCSSGTTGVPKAVTISNHKRFFDMLHFLNSEDVLFVLSTMDWLSGLIMLIASIGCGAQRVITERPFDAAYFLKLIPKYKITFTILASPLLAVLLNSQMITAEKLDSLRFVLYGGGNCATHIQQAFQKYLRHARMICAYGLTEFEGVLTMNYNLSEEPKAVGRLQPGYRAKIINESDQCLEPGEVGEICCQHDRQWLGYYNNNDATVAIYETDGWLHTGDLGFFDTDGSLYIVDRKKNILKYLGMQYCTHEIEETIVQMPNVAEVCVFGVSRDEVGDVAAAVVVKVTGSSLTAADVINYVKEHIEATYKHLHGGVLIVNELPKMGNSKLNRKAIKEIFLSSQTTQRL from the exons ATGTTTGAAATAGATACAAGCGTAGGCGCAACATATGACCACAAGTCCAAAGTGTGGTTTGGTCCGAAATTCCATGACCTCTACGATCGCAACGCATCTGTGGGACGCATACTATTCGAGCAGATGCGTCGCTGTCCGCATAGTATCTGTCAA ATATCCGACACTGAATGCACGAGTTTAACCTATGAAGAAGCTTTACTGCAGGCCATACGTGTTGCTGAATGTTTTCGCAAAAAGCATTTGACGCAACGCGATGTTGTTGGCATGGTTGCACGGAATACAACCCACATGATGGCCGTAGTCTTGGCGTGCTTCTTCAATGGCATCGCGCTGCATGCGGTTAATCCAAACTTGGATGAAA aGTCTGTGAAAAGTCTTTTAGAAATCACAAAGCCAAAATATGTCTTCTTCGATGGACAGGACTATGCGAAAGTTGAGCGTGCAACACATGAGTTGGACACCAACTTGTGCACATTAAGTAATCATCTACCGAACGTACTGTCTGTGAACGATCTACTGCAACCAACTGGTTCGGAACATAAGTTTAC TCCCGCTATATTGGAGGATGGACCAAATCAAACTTTGGCTATTTTATGCTCATCGGGTACTACAGGTGTTCCCAAAGCGGTGACGATCTCGAATCATAAACGATTTTTCGATATGTTGCA CTTTCTCAACTCAGAAGATGTACTCTTTGTTTTAAGCACAATGGATTGGCTAAGCGGCCTGATAATGCTCATCGCTAGCATTGGTTGTGGCGCTCAGCGGGTTATTACTGAGCGACCCTTTGATGCAgcatattttttgaaactaatACCAAAATACAAGATCACATTTACGATTCTTGCATCACCGCTTTTAGCTGTATTACTTAATAGCCAAATGATTACCGCTGAAAAATTAGACAGTTTGCGATTCGTTTTGTATGGCGGTGGCAATTGCGCCACACATATACAACAGGCCTTTCAAAAGTATTTGAGGCACGCTCGTATGATCTGCGCCTATGGCTTAACCGAGTTCGAAGGCGTATTGACGATGAATTATAATTTGTCGGAGGAACCGAAAGCTGTGGGACGCTTACAGCCGGGCTATAGAGCGAAGATTATAAATGAAAGTGATCAATGTTTGGAACCCGGTGAGGTTGGTGAAATCTGCTGTCAACACGACCGTCAATGGCTgggttattataataataatgacgCGACTGTAGCGATTTATGAAACGGATGGTTGGCTACATACGGGAGATCTGGGCTTTTTCGATACCGATGGTTCCTTATACATTGTGGATCGTAAGAAGAATATTCTGAAGTACCTTGGTATGCAGTATTGCACGCACGAAATCGAAGAGACGATCGTTCAAATGCCAAATGTGGCAGAAGTGTGTGTATTCGGCGTATCCAGAGACGAGGTAGGCGATGTTGCAGCGGCGGTTGTAGTCAAAGTGACAGGTAGCTCGCTGACTGCGGCAGATGTGATCAATTATGTGAAAGAGCATATAGAGGCGACATATAAACACTTGCACGGTGGTGTACTCATAGTCAATGAGCTGCCGAAGATGGGGAATTCCAAGCTAAATCGTAAAGCAATTAAGGAAATCTTCCTTTCATCCCAAACAACACAAAGGCTATAG